The DNA region AACGCTGCTCGGGATCCTCGTCACGCATGAATTGGGGCACTATGTCTTGTCGCGGTTGCACGGTGTGCCGACCTCCTTACCCCTCTTCGTACCGGGGTTGCCGCATTTCGTGGGGACATTCGGGGCGATTATCCGCATGCGCGCTCCGCTGACGGATCGCCGGGCGCTGTTCGATATCGGGGTCGCCGGCCCGATCGCCGGATTCGTGGTCGCGGTGATCGCGTTGGTGATCGGGCTCAGGCTCTCGACGGTCGTGCCGATTCAAACCAGCTACGGCATGCACCTCGGAGAACCGCTGTTGCTGCAATTCGCCTCCTGGGTCGTGATCGGGCCGTTGTCCCCCACTGCCGACGTGATCCTGCATCCGGTCGGCTTTGCCGCCTGGTTCGGTCTCTTCATTACCTCGCTCAACCTGCTGCCGATCGGCCAGCTGGACGGCGGACATGTGGCGTACGCGCTGCTGGGGGAACGTCAACGCAGCGTGGCGGTCGCCCTGATTCCGATTCTGATGCTGTTTGGCTGGCTGGGGTGGAAAGGGTGGTTCTTGTGGGTCGGGCTCGCCGGCCTGATGGGGCTGGCGCATCCCCCAGTGCGGAATCCGGGTCGTGAACTCGGCGGCCTTCGCCTGTTCATCGGCTGGATCGCCCTGCTCATCTTTGTGCTGACGTTCTCCTGGGAGCCGTTTATTCTCCGCTAACCCATGCATTGCGAAAAATGCGGATGGGAACAGGACGAGGGGCGGGTGGACTGCGCCCGCTGCGGCATCATCTTCGCCAAGATGCATCGTTCCCCACGTCCGGCTGCAGTGTCGCCCCCACCGAGTCACCAATCGACCGGAGCAGAGTTGCTCGAGGAGTGGGTGCTCGTCACCGAGGAATCGGTCAATCCCTTGTACTTTGCCGGGCGTGTGCTGGTGTTCCTCTTGCTGACCTGGTGGGGTTGGCGGTTGATCACCACGCCGCTCGAAACTAATTACACGGGGGAATCCTTTCTCCACCTGATCAATCTCCCATTTCATGAAGCCGGGCATCTGATCTTCATGCCCTTGGGGCGATTTATGACCATCCTCGGCGGCAGTCTTGGCCAGATTCTCATGCCGCTGATCTGTCTGGGCACGTTCCTCATCAAGACGCGCGATCCCTTCGGCGGGTCGGTGGCCCTCTGGTGGACGGCGGAA from Fimbriimonadaceae bacterium includes:
- a CDS encoding site-2 protease family protein, with protein sequence TLLGILVTHELGHYVLSRLHGVPTSLPLFVPGLPHFVGTFGAIIRMRAPLTDRRALFDIGVAGPIAGFVVAVIALVIGLRLSTVVPIQTSYGMHLGEPLLLQFASWVVIGPLSPTADVILHPVGFAAWFGLFITSLNLLPIGQLDGGHVAYALLGERQRSVAVALIPILMLFGWLGWKGWFLWVGLAGLMGLAHPPVRNPGRELGGLRLFIGWIALLIFVLTFSWEPFILR